The following proteins come from a genomic window of Methanobacterium bryantii:
- a CDS encoding apurinic/apyrimidinic endonuclease family protein, producing the protein MERFIERYKSLDKNIKRRLVIENDEKSYNLSECLEISHQTKIPVLFDYFHHELNNTGEDLEGCFENFTKTWKTKDGLPLVDYSSQNPEKAKGTHIKSIDIDHFKNFLKETRNFDFDIMLEIKDKEASALKAVDVLKYDKRFNK; encoded by the coding sequence ATGGAAAGGTTTATAGAACGATACAAAAGCCTAGATAAAAATATAAAAAGAAGACTTGTCATTGAAAATGACGAAAAAAGTTATAACCTTTCAGAATGTCTGGAAATAAGTCATCAAACTAAAATTCCGGTTTTATTTGATTATTTTCATCATGAACTTAATAACACTGGCGAAGACCTTGAAGGATGTTTTGAGAACTTTACAAAAACATGGAAAACTAAAGATGGATTACCTTTAGTTGACTACAGCTCCCAAAATCCTGAGAAAGCTAAAGGGACCCATATAAAATCAATAGATATAGATCATTTTAAAAATTTTTTAAAAGAAACAAGGAATTTTGATTTTGATATAATGCTTGAGATAAAAGATAAAGAAGCAAGCGCTTTAAAGGCAGTAGACGTTTTAAAATATGATAAACGGTTTAATAAATAG
- a CDS encoding nicotinate phosphoribosyltransferase produces the protein MFHVAEEKEIRDGKVTDVYFNRTLEILKQKDVNCRVKAEFAAKSLPEGYEWAVLAGLEEVINLLKDLPVTVRAMKEGTIFYPDQPVLEIEGNYQDFCVYETAILGLLCQATGIATKASRYKKLAGERLVMSFGARRMHPVIAPMIERSAYIGGCDGVSVIKSGEIIGEDPLGTIPHAMIICIGSTVESIKAFDEVIDPGVNRVALIDTFNDEKFECLNVAEAMGEKLYAVRFDTPSSRRGDFYRILEEARWELDLRGFDNVKFFVSGGIQENDLQSLNKLVDGYGIGTSISNAPVVDFSMDIVELNGEPVAKRGKFSGVKRVIKCLKCGKDLILPFEKEFEICECGGRYEDLIYPFIESRKVVQELPDPGKIREYVLEQLKNVEDL, from the coding sequence ATGTTTCATGTTGCTGAAGAAAAGGAAATTAGGGATGGTAAGGTCACTGATGTATATTTTAACAGGACTCTGGAAATTCTTAAACAGAAAGACGTTAACTGCAGGGTCAAAGCAGAATTCGCTGCTAAAAGTTTACCTGAAGGGTATGAATGGGCAGTTTTAGCAGGTTTGGAAGAAGTTATTAACCTTTTAAAAGATCTCCCTGTAACTGTAAGGGCCATGAAGGAAGGAACAATTTTTTATCCTGACCAACCCGTGCTGGAAATAGAGGGCAACTATCAGGATTTCTGTGTTTACGAAACTGCCATACTGGGACTTTTATGTCAGGCCACGGGCATTGCAACTAAAGCTTCGAGGTATAAAAAACTGGCAGGGGAACGCTTGGTAATGAGTTTTGGGGCTCGGAGGATGCATCCTGTAATTGCACCTATGATAGAAAGGAGCGCTTATATTGGGGGATGCGACGGGGTTTCAGTCATCAAAAGTGGAGAAATTATAGGGGAAGACCCTTTAGGGACCATTCCTCATGCTATGATAATCTGCATTGGTTCTACGGTAGAATCTATAAAAGCTTTTGATGAGGTTATAGATCCCGGTGTCAATCGAGTGGCACTTATTGATACATTCAACGATGAAAAATTCGAGTGTTTGAACGTTGCAGAAGCAATGGGAGAAAAACTTTACGCAGTACGTTTTGACACCCCTTCTTCAAGGCGGGGGGACTTTTACCGTATTCTTGAAGAAGCGAGATGGGAACTGGACTTAAGAGGTTTCGATAACGTTAAATTTTTCGTTAGTGGGGGAATTCAGGAAAATGACCTGCAAAGTCTGAATAAACTGGTAGACGGCTACGGAATTGGTACATCTATCAGTAATGCGCCGGTTGTTGACTTTTCCATGGACATAGTTGAGTTAAACGGAGAACCCGTGGCTAAAAGGGGTAAATTTTCTGGAGTAAAAAGGGTCATTAAGTGTTTAAAGTGTGGTAAAGACTTAATTTTACCCTTCGAAAAAGAATTTGAAATATGTGAATGTGGTGGAAGATATGAAGACCTCATTTATCCATTCATAGAAAGCCGTAAAGTTGTTCAAGAACTGCCAGATCCTGGAAAAATCAGGGAATATGTTCTGGAGCAATTGAAAAACGTTGAAGATTTGTAG
- a CDS encoding PP2C family protein-serine/threonine phosphatase codes for MKNLENIKSKVILLALCSAVIFIMKFIFHYFFPGIPISELGPASALPPVLGLMFGVWGAAGAAIGYSVSELLAGSSPEIYGISFFIQFLYAYIPYKLWYTLNWDETTTLPRLDTVKHLVKFVVIMFINAAVMAGLLGFLMDGLGLYDLVSLTTLIFAVNNFDFSIMFGTLILIGANFYGISMYKPKKVKKTRVPHKIFDLIAVLVVVISIGNGIYSAFTDPNIWGWIAGVITYSLVLIYVFRPITSEIRERATEIKMSLTENLIVIFIIMGAIIAILTGIRSLFIVSAGNTLHFWDAVYLNITLILSVFYIASIAFLWYIERNISTPIESISDIVKNYVSDLGGIRNNDAIISKCEQYAAQNSEVGILAASFQKMAMELEIYVKNLKNVTAEKERINTELNVAKKIQEDMLPRKFPAFPERDEFDVYAANIPAKEVGGDFYDFFLIDESRLAIVIADVSGKGVPAALFMVVAKTLIKNHAQLGKSPAEIFTAVNNQLCEGNDENMFVTAWMGILEIETGKFTYVNAGHNPPLIKHSCNDYNWLKSKPGFVLAGMEDIQYHQNSIALEPGDRVYLYTDGVTEASNINDELFGDSRLLQIMNDKSNLSLKELVVYVKEKVDNFAGEREQFDDITMLVMEYKK; via the coding sequence ATGAAGAATTTAGAGAATATTAAATCAAAAGTCATATTACTTGCCCTCTGCAGTGCTGTTATATTTATTATGAAGTTTATTTTTCATTATTTCTTTCCAGGGATCCCAATATCTGAATTAGGCCCTGCAAGTGCACTACCTCCTGTATTGGGCCTGATGTTTGGAGTATGGGGGGCAGCAGGTGCAGCGATTGGATATTCTGTATCTGAATTGCTGGCAGGTTCATCCCCTGAGATTTATGGCATAAGTTTTTTTATACAATTTTTATACGCATATATTCCTTACAAGTTGTGGTACACGTTGAACTGGGACGAAACAACCACTTTACCTAGATTAGATACGGTTAAACATCTGGTAAAGTTTGTAGTAATTATGTTTATAAATGCTGCCGTTATGGCGGGACTGCTTGGATTTTTAATGGATGGATTGGGCTTGTATGATCTGGTTTCGTTAACCACGTTGATATTTGCAGTTAACAACTTCGATTTTTCCATAATGTTCGGGACCCTGATCCTTATTGGGGCTAATTTTTATGGTATTTCGATGTATAAACCAAAAAAGGTAAAGAAAACAAGAGTACCGCATAAAATATTTGATTTAATAGCAGTGCTGGTTGTTGTAATTAGTATTGGGAACGGTATTTATTCTGCATTTACTGATCCGAATATATGGGGATGGATTGCAGGAGTTATAACTTATTCATTGGTTCTGATCTATGTTTTCAGGCCAATTACCAGCGAAATAAGGGAAAGGGCAACTGAAATAAAAATGTCTTTAACAGAAAACTTAATTGTAATTTTTATTATTATGGGAGCAATTATTGCAATATTAACTGGAATCAGGTCCCTTTTCATAGTTTCAGCAGGAAATACGCTGCATTTTTGGGATGCTGTATATTTGAATATTACATTAATCCTTTCTGTTTTTTATATTGCATCAATTGCATTTTTATGGTATATCGAAAGGAATATTTCCACGCCAATAGAATCTATATCTGATATCGTAAAAAATTATGTCAGTGATTTGGGCGGAATAAGAAACAACGATGCTATCATCTCAAAATGTGAACAGTATGCAGCTCAAAATAGCGAAGTAGGAATTTTAGCGGCTTCTTTTCAAAAAATGGCCATGGAACTTGAAATTTACGTGAAAAACCTTAAAAATGTCACCGCTGAAAAAGAAAGGATCAACACGGAGCTTAACGTTGCAAAAAAAATACAGGAAGATATGCTGCCTCGTAAATTCCCAGCTTTTCCTGAAAGAGATGAATTTGATGTTTATGCAGCGAATATACCTGCAAAAGAAGTTGGCGGGGACTTTTATGATTTCTTTTTAATAGATGAAAGCCGTCTGGCCATTGTAATTGCAGATGTCTCTGGAAAGGGAGTACCTGCGGCACTCTTCATGGTGGTTGCAAAGACGTTGATTAAAAACCATGCACAGCTTGGAAAAAGCCCTGCAGAGATATTTACAGCAGTTAATAATCAGCTGTGTGAAGGAAACGATGAAAACATGTTTGTAACCGCATGGATGGGTATTTTAGAAATTGAAACTGGTAAATTTACCTATGTTAATGCAGGTCATAATCCTCCATTGATTAAACATTCATGTAATGATTATAATTGGCTCAAATCAAAGCCAGGATTTGTTCTGGCAGGTATGGAAGATATCCAGTACCATCAAAATTCAATCGCATTGGAACCTGGAGATAGGGTCTATTTATATACTGACGGCGTAACTGAAGCCAGCAACATTAATGATGAATTATTTGGGGATTCCCGTTTACTGCAAATTATGAATGATAAATCAAATTTAAGCCTTAAAGAGTTAGTGGTATATGTTAAAGAAAAAGTTGACAATTTTGCAGGGGAAAGAGAGCAGTTTGATGATATAACGATGCTTGTTATGGAATATAAAAAATAA
- a CDS encoding ATP-binding protein produces the protein MNKLTVPAKIENLQKVMDFLGDQLDSVDYVMKARLQLELSIEEAYVNIVNYAYGLEEGEVIICCNVGESPLKVTMQFIDYGKQYNPLENEDPDISLSAEEKEIGGLGIFLIKKNVDDISYKYRDGKNILTIQKKLNDF, from the coding sequence ATGAATAAATTAACAGTACCTGCAAAAATAGAAAACCTGCAGAAAGTGATGGATTTCTTAGGTGACCAGCTGGACTCTGTAGATTATGTTATGAAAGCAAGACTGCAGCTGGAACTTTCAATTGAAGAAGCATATGTAAATATCGTAAACTATGCTTATGGATTGGAAGAAGGAGAGGTTATAATTTGCTGTAATGTGGGTGAAAGCCCCCTAAAAGTTACAATGCAGTTTATAGACTATGGTAAGCAGTATAATCCATTAGAAAATGAAGATCCAGATATTTCATTAAGTGCCGAGGAAAAGGAAATTGGTGGGCTTGGAATTTTCCTTATAAAAAAGAATGTAGATGATATTTCGTACAAATACCGTGATGGAAAGAATATTTTAACCATCCAAAAGAAATTAAATGATTTTTAA
- a CDS encoding STAS domain-containing protein, whose protein sequence is MDIDKILEEDKLTIKLNGRLDTNTAPELEEELKKDLPDVTDLVLDFEDLKYISSAGLRVVLSTQKIMNKQGTMVIENVNDLIMEIFEATGFSSILTINE, encoded by the coding sequence ATGGACATAGATAAAATATTAGAAGAAGATAAGTTGACAATTAAATTAAACGGTAGGTTAGACACCAACACAGCACCAGAATTGGAGGAAGAATTAAAAAAAGATCTTCCAGATGTAACAGATCTGGTCTTGGATTTTGAAGACTTAAAATATATCTCAAGTGCAGGGCTTCGTGTGGTCCTTTCAACGCAGAAAATAATGAATAAACAGGGAACTATGGTAATTGAAAACGTAAACGATTTAATTATGGAAATATTTGAAGCTACTGGATTTTCAAGTATTTTAACCATTAATGAATGA
- a CDS encoding MATE family efflux transporter, protein MYERNYNLISDKFKEFFLPTLLMSMAINTSTFIDTLIVGNTLGPINISAMALIAPIITFINLIYWMIGLGGSLLVSVSKAERNEEKADMYFTISMALLAVIGVSFSAFGIIFLDNIVATLTTNPALAVLVKKFLGVYFLGSPFLFVLMGIAYFIRADGKPRLSFYALLISNAVNLILDLVFILGFGMDIGGAALATISGYAAGTVFIMQYFFAKDRTMHFISLAKCKLSLVYDIITSGFPSASGQLFLTIKLFLINTFIALVAGKQGLTAFSVYYNSMFMVYIFLIGTAQSMSPIASIYYQEKDYSGVKFTIERSLKIVLASGTAFTVLFLAFPSLLLNLFGVNDPADMTVGINALRILSFSIIGTGITFLMMFYTQAIQRKKLSFAISITEGLLIPVVCAYVLSRFMGVNGIWISLVIAEIGTILMIYVVTKITSQRSEGKFSGFFLLGNYKDTPVLDVTIHSSVEDVVGISQKLIDFTKENGVDAKVALRIGMAVEEMAVNTIKFNSNEIECIDILSKIEEDEITIAFKDPGKEFNPSTYTCEEKDSFENIEVLQKIADDISYARLIGLNSTVITIKR, encoded by the coding sequence ATGTACGAAAGAAATTACAATTTAATATCGGATAAGTTTAAAGAATTTTTCTTACCTACTCTGTTGATGTCTATGGCCATTAACACAAGCACGTTCATAGACACTTTAATTGTAGGTAACACTCTGGGACCTATTAATATTTCAGCTATGGCGCTTATTGCTCCTATAATCACGTTTATCAACCTGATATACTGGATGATTGGATTGGGTGGCTCTCTACTTGTATCAGTTTCAAAGGCAGAGCGGAATGAAGAAAAGGCAGATATGTATTTCACAATTTCAATGGCCCTTTTGGCAGTTATTGGAGTGTCATTCTCTGCATTTGGGATAATCTTTCTGGATAATATTGTTGCCACACTCACCACTAATCCCGCACTTGCAGTACTGGTTAAGAAATTTTTAGGAGTATATTTCCTGGGGTCGCCTTTCCTGTTTGTTTTAATGGGAATTGCCTATTTTATAAGGGCAGATGGTAAGCCAAGGCTGTCCTTTTATGCTCTTCTGATTTCAAATGCGGTGAACCTTATACTAGATCTGGTTTTTATCTTAGGTTTTGGTATGGATATAGGTGGGGCAGCTCTTGCTACAATATCTGGATATGCAGCTGGAACTGTATTCATAATGCAGTATTTCTTTGCTAAAGATAGGACAATGCACTTCATATCCCTGGCAAAATGTAAGCTCTCCTTAGTTTATGACATCATAACATCGGGGTTCCCATCAGCATCGGGGCAGCTGTTTTTGACTATAAAGCTGTTCTTAATCAATACATTTATAGCATTAGTTGCAGGTAAACAGGGATTAACAGCTTTTTCAGTTTATTACAACAGCATGTTCATGGTATACATCTTTTTAATAGGAACTGCCCAATCGATGTCCCCTATAGCTTCTATATATTACCAGGAAAAGGATTATTCTGGAGTAAAATTCACCATTGAAAGGTCTTTAAAGATAGTGCTGGCATCAGGGACTGCATTTACAGTATTATTTCTGGCGTTCCCCTCTCTACTCTTAAACCTGTTTGGTGTAAATGATCCGGCGGATATGACTGTGGGAATCAATGCTCTTCGGATACTTTCATTTAGTATTATAGGTACGGGTATAACATTTTTAATGATGTTTTACACGCAGGCAATACAGCGCAAAAAACTGTCATTTGCTATTTCAATAACAGAAGGACTTTTAATTCCTGTAGTATGCGCATATGTCCTCTCAAGATTTATGGGGGTTAATGGAATATGGATATCATTAGTGATAGCAGAAATAGGTACAATCCTGATGATATATGTTGTAACTAAGATAACATCGCAACGTTCAGAGGGAAAATTCTCAGGGTTCTTCTTATTGGGGAACTATAAGGATACTCCTGTACTTGATGTAACTATACACAGTTCAGTTGAAGATGTAGTTGGGATATCTCAAAAATTAATTGATTTTACAAAAGAAAATGGAGTAGATGCGAAAGTAGCGCTGCGTATAGGTATGGCAGTTGAGGAAATGGCAGTAAACACAATAAAATTCAACAGCAATGAAATAGAATGCATTGATATTCTATCAAAAATAGAAGAGGATGAGATAACAATTGCTTTTAAAGACCCTGGAAAAGAATTTAACCCCTCAACTTATACCTGCGAAGAAAAAGACTCATTTGAAAATATTGAGGTGCTGCAAAAGATTGCAGATGATATAAGTTATGCAAGACTTATAGGTTTAAACAGTACAGTTATTACAATAAAGAGATAA